The sequence AGCATTTCCTTTAAAGAAATGCGCATGTATGAAGAGCTTCTACATTTTTTTATTGTTATTGGAGAACACAACTGTCAGATCGAACACAAGCTTTCCGCCCAGAAAACACCGCAGCAAAAGGCTTATGATAAAAAGTTCGATCTGGTGACGGAATATATCGGGCAGCACTATATGGAGCCAGTCAGCTTAGAGGACTTAGCTGCCTTTGCAGGCTTCAGCAAATACCATTTTTCCAGAATCTTTAAGGCCCACTACCAGACCTCCCTGCCGGAGTATATCACTTCCGTCCGTATTTCCAAGGCCAAAGAGCTGTTGGAAAATCCGGACTTATCCATTATGGACGTTGCCCTCCAGTCTGGATTTTTAAGCTTATCATCCTTTAACCGGACCTTTAAGCAGAGAAACAACTGCACTCCTTCCGAGTTTCGGAAAATGTTCGACTATTTTCCGGCCTGATCAGGCCTTGCAGCGCAAAATATCGTATTCCTGCGGTACGTCCCCTTCAAACTCTAAGTACAGCACCTGCTTGGAATGAGGGGCGCTTTCCTGGGAATTTCCTTCTTCATCATAAATGGCTTTTACAAGGACTTCCAAGTTCCTGCCATCGGGCTTCATCACCTCAATGGTGTCTCCTACGGAAAACTTGTTCTTCTGCGTGGTACGGGCAAATCCTCTCTCATCCACTGCCTCAATGGTTCCCAGATACGTATAGTTTTTTACATAAGTATTGTTGTCATAGATCTGGGTGGTGGAATCAGGTTTGCTAAAATAAAAGCCGGTGGTAAATTCCCGGTAGGTGCATTTGCCGATTTCGGAGCGGTACCACTCCATATTGGTCCGGTAGATTTCAGGGTCCTTGTTATAATCATCAATGGCCTTTCGGTAGGTTCTGGCCACAGTGGCTACATAAAGGGCGGTTTTCATGCGGCCCTCGATCTTAAAGCTGTCAATCCCCGCATCCATCATCTCCGGAATATGTTCGATCATGCATAAATCTTTGGAATTGAAGAAATAGGTTCCCCGCTCATTTTCATAGACTGGCATGTATTCCCCGGGCCGTTGTTCCTCAACAATGGAATACTTCCAGCGGCATGGATGGGTACAGGCTCCCTGATTGGCATCTCTTCCTGTCATAAAATTGCTTAAAAGACAGCGCCCGGAATAGGAAATGCACATCGCCCCATGAATGAAGCTTTCAATCTCCATGTCTTCCGGAATCTGGCTGCGTATTTCTTTAATCTCTGCCAAAGAAAGCTCCCTGGCGGAAACGACCCGTTTGGCTCCAAGCTGGTGCCAGAACAGATAGGTCCCGTAATTGGTATTGTTTGCCTGAGTGCTGATATGAATTTCCAGATCCGGCATGATACGCTTTGCAATAGCAAATACTCCCGGATCGGAGATAATCAAGGCATCAAGGCCTGTTTCCTTTAATTCTTTAAAATATTCCTCAACTCCGGTCAGGTCATCATTATGGGCCAGAATGTTGGCCGTGACATAGACCTTTACCCCTCTTTCGTGGGCAAAGACAATTCCTTCCCGGATCTCTTCCATTGTAAAATTCTTTGCCTTGGCGCGGAGGCCAAAGGCTTCTCCCCCGATGTAGACGGCGTCTGCGCCGTAAACTACCGCAGTTTTAAGTACTTCCAGGCTGCCTGCCGGAATCAAAAGTTCGGTCTTTCTCATGAAAATCCTTTCTTATGTCCATATTTAAAGAAGTCCGACTCGCCTTACGGCTCATCGAACGTCTAATTTGCTAAGTGTCTTATAGGGTCAAGCGGATATTCGCAATTCGGTTAAATTCAGGCCGCCATTTGCCGCCATTTGCTTCCTTCATTAAGTAAATCAGATCAGTATGCTGACGGTAATCCCGTCCCCGATTGGTACAATGGTCGTTGTAAGCCGCTCAGAATGCTTAAGCTCATATAAGTATTCCCGCATCCGCCCGTGAATGGTCCGGTTCCGGCGCTCCACCGCATAGCGGGATTCTATGATATCCCCATCCTGAAGGACATTATCGGAAATCAGCATCCCTCCTGGGGCCATAAGCTCTAAAATCCTTGGCAGCCACAAAAGATACTGCCCCTTGGCCGCATCCATGAAAACAAGGTCAAAGGGGCGGTCAAGCCCCTTTAATATCTCCTGCGCATCTCCCTCTAGCAAGGTGATCCGCTCTGTTTCTCCGGCCTCTATAAAATTTTCTTTGGCCTCTGGAATCCTTTTTTCATATTTTTCTATGGTGGTGATATGGCAGTCAGGCGGCATAGCCTCGGCCATTAAAAGAGTAGAGTATCCCACCGCCGTCCCAACCTCCAGTATGGCCTTTGGCCTCATGGCGGCAGTCATTGTCTGTAGAAAAGCGGCAGTTTCTTCCCTGATGATCGGAACACCTTCCTGCCTCGCCTTTTTCCCTATCTTTGTAAGGAGCGGGCTTCTATCTTTTTCCAGAGACTTTATATAATCCGTTATCCTGTCGTTTACAATCATTTTTTTACTTCCTTTTCCTCTGTATTCTCATTCATTATCTGAAGGATTTCCTTTGAGGTCATGGAAGTGTTAAAGGTATAGTCTCCCGGTTTTACCTTATAATCAAAAAACTCCGCCTGTATGATAAAGGAATATTCATTGGATATCAAACCACTGTCCTTTAAAATCTTTGCCGCCTGGGATACGGAAGTTCCTTTGTTAATGGTTATCTCCTTGTCACGTCCCGGCTCTGCTTCCATTGCAGAGGCATAGAATATCTCATGGCCGAACTCGTATCCTCTTGTAACTCCCTCATAAAGGAGAAGGATCACCAGGGCAAGGATAATAAGCCTGCTTGAAATCGCAATGACTGCTCCAGTTATTTTATTAATCTCTTTCGTCGCACGGCTCATATCCTGCTTCCTTTCATTGATTTCGCCCGCATTGCAGGGCATAAAGGGATACCCGCAGGGTGTTCATCTTATTGCACGCTTTACAGGGCATAAAGGGATACCCTGTTCTATACTTCCATAATGATTGGCAGAATCATAGGATTCCGTTTCATCCGCTTCCATAAAAAGTCGCTTAAGCTATCCCGTATCACATTCTTAATCTTACCCCAGTCATTGACATGGCGGTCCAGGCAGTCAGCAACAGCGTCATTGACAATGTTCCTTGCCTCCTCCATTAAATCCTCAGACTCACGTACATAAACAAATCCTCTGGATACAATATCCGGACCTGCCAAAAGTTGATTGGAATATTTCTCCAGGGTCAGAACCACCACGATAATTCCGTTCTGTGCAAGGTTCTGCCTGTCTCTTAAAACGATATTCCCTACATCTCCGACGCCAAGACCATCTACCAGGATTCCTCCTGCCTGCACATGGTCCACGATCTTCCAGGATTCCTGTCCCAGCTCCACCACATCGCCGGAAGACATGATAATCACATTCTCCTTAGGGGTTCCCATCGCCTGAACCAGATTCTTCTGGGCCATGATATGACGGTATTCACCGTGAACCGGGATGGCGTATTTGGGACGGACCAGGGCATACATCAACTTGATTTCCTCCTGGCATGCATGTCCAGATACATGAGTGTCATCGCTGATAACCTCTGCTCCCTTCATGGAAAGCTCGTTAACGACCTTGGAAACAGCCTTTTCATTGCCAGGAATCGGATGAGAGCTTAAAATTATCACATCGGTTGGCTTAATGGAAATCTTTTTATGGGTGCTGCTTGCCATACGGGAAAGTGCTGCCATGGATTCTCCCTGGCTTCCGGTGGTGATGAGCACAGTTTGCTCATCGGGATAATTTTTTAACTGGTCAATTTCAATGAGGGTTCCATCCGGAATATTGATATAGCCAAGCTCACTGGCTGTGCCGATCACATTGACCATGCTGCGGCCCTCTACCACTACCTTGCGGCCATACTTGGCTGCGGAATTGATGACCTGCTGTACCCGGTCAACGTTTGAAGCAAAGGTGGCTACAAGGATTCGGTTATTCTTATGGTCTGCAAAAATGTTGTCAAAGGTCTTTCCCACGGTCTTTTCCGAAGGAGTGAATCCCGGCCTGATGGCATTGGTACTGTCACACATCAGGGCAAGTACGCCCTTTTTTCCCAGCTCGGCAAAACGCTCTAAATCAGCCGGTTCCCCGAATACGGGAGTGTAGTCAATCTTAAAATCGCCTGTATGCAGAATCACGCCGGCCGGAGAAAAAATGGCAAGGGCGGAGGCATCGGCGATGCTGTGGTTGGTCTTGATAAATTCGATACGGAAACAGCCTAAATTAACGGACTGCCCGTGCTTGATCACCTTTCTCTTGGTGTTTTTTAATAAATTATGTTCTTTCAGCTTGTTCTCGATCAGGGCAATGGTAAGCTTTGTTCCGTATACCGGCACATTGATATCCCTTAAAATGTAGGGAAGAGCGCCGATATGGTCCTCGTGGCCATGGGTGATAACAAATCCCTTTACTTTATCAATGTTCTGTTTTAAGTAAGAGACATCCGGTATCACCAGATCGATTCCTAACATATCATCGGTTGGGAATGCAAGTCCGCAGTCCACAATGATGATGCTGTCTTCACATTCAAAAGCAGTGATATTCATACCGATCTGCTCCATTCCGCCTAAAGGAATGATTTTAACTTTCGCGTTACTGTCTTGTTTTTTCAATATTTTACCTCCATCTTATGATTTTCCGTCCTGTTCTTCTTCCATTGCTTCCCGGCATTTCCTGCAATACCCGTGCAGCTTCACTTCATGATCGGTCACAAGAAAACCTGTCCTGTCAAGAAGGGCCTGCTCCAGCGTATCCAGTAAATCGCCTTGGAAGGAAAATACGTTTCCGCATCGGTTGCAAATCGCGTGGTGGTGGTGATGTCTGGACTCACGATCCAAGCCCCCCAATTCATAGCGGGCGAATCCATCGTCAAAACTGACCTTGTCAATCACAGATAGATCCACAAGTACCTGCACGGTCCTGTAAATCGTGGCAAGCCCAATCTCCGGGCACTCCTGCCTGGCCAGATCATAGATCTCTTCCGCAGTCAGATGCTGCCCGGGGCGCTCTG is a genomic window of Lacrimispora sphenoides containing:
- a CDS encoding O-methyltransferase is translated as MIVNDRITDYIKSLEKDRSPLLTKIGKKARQEGVPIIREETAAFLQTMTAAMRPKAILEVGTAVGYSTLLMAEAMPPDCHITTIEKYEKRIPEAKENFIEAGETERITLLEGDAQEILKGLDRPFDLVFMDAAKGQYLLWLPRILELMAPGGMLISDNVLQDGDIIESRYAVERRNRTIHGRMREYLYELKHSERLTTTIVPIGDGITVSILI
- a CDS encoding AraC family transcriptional regulator, whose product is MIKPDLSEPMQFMHDMSINVSYGHFYSVFPTHWHNFMEILAPLSDDMSITLDNEVFMLKANQFVLIPPRNLHSLTKNSLSPCLVVQFSDLFLPQLQDFIHHKQLLFCQPILEVSGSASFTENPIDILLKIKKLYYSSISFKEMRMYEELLHFFIVIGEHNCQIEHKLSAQKTPQQKAYDKKFDLVTEYIGQHYMEPVSLEDLAAFAGFSKYHFSRIFKAHYQTSLPEYITSVRISKAKELLENPDLSIMDVALQSGFLSLSSFNRTFKQRNNCTPSEFRKMFDYFPA
- a CDS encoding Fur family transcriptional regulator, with the translated sequence MKQEIFKNMLREKGLKVTNQRMLVLELMAERPGQHLTAEEIYDLARQECPEIGLATIYRTVQVLVDLSVIDKVSFDDGFARYELGGLDRESRHHHHHAICNRCGNVFSFQGDLLDTLEQALLDRTGFLVTDHEVKLHGYCRKCREAMEEEQDGKS
- a CDS encoding peptidase U32 family protein, giving the protein MRKTELLIPAGSLEVLKTAVVYGADAVYIGGEAFGLRAKAKNFTMEEIREGIVFAHERGVKVYVTANILAHNDDLTGVEEYFKELKETGLDALIISDPGVFAIAKRIMPDLEIHISTQANNTNYGTYLFWHQLGAKRVVSARELSLAEIKEIRSQIPEDMEIESFIHGAMCISYSGRCLLSNFMTGRDANQGACTHPCRWKYSIVEEQRPGEYMPVYENERGTYFFNSKDLCMIEHIPEMMDAGIDSFKIEGRMKTALYVATVARTYRKAIDDYNKDPEIYRTNMEWYRSEIGKCTYREFTTGFYFSKPDSTTQIYDNNTYVKNYTYLGTIEAVDERGFARTTQKNKFSVGDTIEVMKPDGRNLEVLVKAIYDEEGNSQESAPHSKQVLYLEFEGDVPQEYDILRCKA
- a CDS encoding endolytic transglycosylase MltG, which produces MSRATKEINKITGAVIAISSRLIILALVILLLYEGVTRGYEFGHEIFYASAMEAEPGRDKEITINKGTSVSQAAKILKDSGLISNEYSFIIQAEFFDYKVKPGDYTFNTSMTSKEILQIMNENTEEKEVKK
- a CDS encoding ribonuclease J; its protein translation is MKKQDSNAKVKIIPLGGMEQIGMNITAFECEDSIIIVDCGLAFPTDDMLGIDLVIPDVSYLKQNIDKVKGFVITHGHEDHIGALPYILRDINVPVYGTKLTIALIENKLKEHNLLKNTKRKVIKHGQSVNLGCFRIEFIKTNHSIADASALAIFSPAGVILHTGDFKIDYTPVFGEPADLERFAELGKKGVLALMCDSTNAIRPGFTPSEKTVGKTFDNIFADHKNNRILVATFASNVDRVQQVINSAAKYGRKVVVEGRSMVNVIGTASELGYINIPDGTLIEIDQLKNYPDEQTVLITTGSQGESMAALSRMASSTHKKISIKPTDVIILSSHPIPGNEKAVSKVVNELSMKGAEVISDDTHVSGHACQEEIKLMYALVRPKYAIPVHGEYRHIMAQKNLVQAMGTPKENVIIMSSGDVVELGQESWKIVDHVQAGGILVDGLGVGDVGNIVLRDRQNLAQNGIIVVVLTLEKYSNQLLAGPDIVSRGFVYVRESEDLMEEARNIVNDAVADCLDRHVNDWGKIKNVIRDSLSDFLWKRMKRNPMILPIIMEV